The genomic region GCCGAAGTACGCGGGCCTCGACCAGCCGCGCGCCGACTGGCCGGCCACCCGGCTGGCGAGCACGGCGTTCACCTACCGGGCGACGATCCCGCACCAGGGTTCGTTCCGGTTCTACGTCACGCGCGACGGCTTCTCGCCGACCCGGCCGCTGCGGTGGGCGGACCTGGAGCAGTTCCAGACCGTGCCCACTCCCCCGCTCGTGAACGGCGCGTACGAGTTCAAGGTGCAGCTGCCGCCGCGAGTGGGCAGGCACGTCATCTACACCGTCTGGCAGAACACGGACACACCGGACACCTACTACTCGTGCACCGACGTGGAGCTCGCGGCCAAGCCGGCACCCGCGAAGTCACCTGCCACGCCGTCCGCCGTACCGCCCGCTGTGCCGTCCGCCAAGACGCCGTCGTCCGCCGCTCCTCCGTCCACGGCCGCCGTGAAGTCGTCGGCCCCGAAACCCGTTCCCGTTGCGTCGAGCGCCGAACAACCACCCTCAGCCACAACGAGGATCGGTCTGTCCGCCGTGATCGGATCGATCGGAGGCCTCGCCGTGCTCGGCGGCTTCCTGTTGTGGCGCAGAAGAATTCTGTGAACGTCCCGGTCCCCGCCTGGTCTGGACCACCCTTACGATGATCTTCGGGCGCGCAACCCTGCTAGCTGTGAGGTGTGTGCCCGCATGGCTCGAAAACTGTTGGCGTTGCTGGCGATGCTCGCCGCGACACTGGTACCGGTCGCCGTCCCGGCACCGGCCCAGGCCGCCCCGTTCAAGGTGCTGGCCTTCTACAACGGCACGTGGGACGCGGCGCACATCGCCTTCGTGAACGAGGCCAACCCGTGGCTCACCAGGGCCGGTCAGGAACACGGTTTCACCTATGAGGCGACGAAGGACTGGAACCGTCTCAGCACCCTCACCCCGGCCCAGGCGCAGGTCGTCGTCTTCCTCGACGACGCACCCACGAGCGCCGCGGCACGCACCGGCTTCCAGCGCTACGTGGAGGCGGGCGGCGGGTTCTTCGGCTTCCACGTCAGCGCGTTCACCCAGAACGCCGCCGAGTGGTCCTGGTACCACAACACGTTCCTGGGCAAGGGGAACTTCGTCAGCAACACCTGGGAGCCCACCACCGCGGTGCTGAAGGTCGAGACCCGCACCCACCCCACGACCCTGCGCCTGCCGGAGCGCTTCACCTCGTCGGTCAGCGAGTGGTACAGCTGGTCCCGCGACCTGCGCACCAACCCGGACATCCAGGTGCTGGCGAGCGTCGACCCGTCGAGCTTCCCGCTCGGCACCGACCCGAACCAGCAGTGGCGCAGCGGCTACTACCCGATCATGTGGACCAACAAGAACTTCAAGATGGTCTACGCGAACTTCGGCCACAACGCCATGGACTACGCGAACAACGTCCCGAAGTCGTCCACCTTCGCCTCCCCCACCCAGAACAACTTCCTCATCGACAGCCTGCTCTGGCTCGCCGGCGGCACCCAGCAGCCGCAGCCGGAGTGGAAGACGCTCGTCAACCGCGGCAACGGCAAGTGCGTCGACGCCCGCGCCGCCGGCCTCGTCAACGCGACCGTCATC from Lentzea guizhouensis harbors:
- a CDS encoding lytic polysaccharide monooxygenase auxiliary activity family 9 protein, translated to MSALLMMLSAVPAHAHGAPIDPASRAFVCSPGQQTASSSPCRTAIAAGLPSTEWDNIRLANVAGRDTTRVPDGKLCSAGLPKYAGLDQPRADWPATRLASTAFTYRATIPHQGSFRFYVTRDGFSPTRPLRWADLEQFQTVPTPPLVNGAYEFKVQLPPRVGRHVIYTVWQNTDTPDTYYSCTDVELAAKPAPAKSPATPSAVPPAVPSAKTPSSAAPPSTAAVKSSAPKPVPVASSAEQPPSATTRIGLSAVIGSIGGLAVLGGFLLWRRRIL
- a CDS encoding ThuA domain-containing protein, with the translated sequence MARKLLALLAMLAATLVPVAVPAPAQAAPFKVLAFYNGTWDAAHIAFVNEANPWLTRAGQEHGFTYEATKDWNRLSTLTPAQAQVVVFLDDAPTSAAARTGFQRYVEAGGGFFGFHVSAFTQNAAEWSWYHNTFLGKGNFVSNTWEPTTAVLKVETRTHPTTLRLPERFTSSVSEWYSWSRDLRTNPDIQVLASVDPSSFPLGTDPNQQWRSGYYPIMWTNKNFKMVYANFGHNAMDYANNVPKSSTFASPTQNNFLIDSLLWLAGGTQQPQPEWKTLVNRGNGKCVDARAAGLVNATVIQQYTCNGTTAQNFRAVATTDGHSRLEYRNNTAKVLDVSDVSTADGAGIHLWDYVGGTNQQWRVTTGSDGYSTIVARHSGKCLSAPAGNTADGVQLVQATCTGSAAQSFRIA